One segment of Pyrococcus sp. ST04 DNA contains the following:
- a CDS encoding methyl-accepting chemotaxis protein → MEFKKKVAGTVIIGMLLLATIAGVLMIYGSKKAASSAKARVLPVMEKFAENEVMAEVNRIGGEFDAFFEEIIVLGEVAQGAVLESLQDMHDVYRVNFGDPGYEKLLRVFLLKKFKVIKDAESRVYYVYFGDINGNMYMYPEEELPEGYDPRVRPWYKQAAEAGHPVFTEPYPDATTGKWVITYAVPVYQNGKLIGVVGLDVFIDTLVKAIKESKVGKTGYAFILNKNGLTIVHPNEEYIMKLNVNDYPQLKPIADFLKSGKEEGIVKYEWQGVKVIAAGRRIKGTDWYVFARAPEEEITGPAIEAIHLMESDMRKSATITVVFLVVLSLVFIAIMYKIIASSLRPLVGLAEAARALAEGRLSEVREKLAKIRYLENDEIGALIRAFEAVGKDMIGTLQAISKRLERLAEGDLSNGLTVEAKGELRDVIEDVKTVTQRLKETMGMLIDMTNELEKKANVLAQVANNVTESINQVTEAIQQVSTEAQRQQETINEITEGVRLVSQVSEESVRAMDEFEAAVNEVVNIANEGSQKGDEALQRISDIQEMMNAIEESVSKVAEMSRNIEEITNVITNIAEQTNLLALNAAIEAARAGEAGRGFAVVAQEIRKLAEESKQAADNIKSIIDQITDEIQEAVETTKKGVQVIGESSDTLRDSIAYLGNIAELLRETSDRMGNVKSQILKTQEEIENALRALENLAASAEETTASAEEVSSAMEEQTAAIEELRRASQDLKEIVEKLRGVISRFKL, encoded by the coding sequence ATGGAGTTTAAGAAGAAAGTAGCAGGGACTGTCATAATAGGAATGCTACTATTAGCAACAATAGCAGGCGTACTAATGATATATGGTTCCAAGAAAGCTGCTTCGTCAGCAAAAGCGAGAGTATTACCTGTTATGGAGAAGTTTGCAGAAAACGAAGTAATGGCTGAAGTGAACAGAATTGGCGGAGAATTTGATGCATTCTTTGAGGAAATTATAGTGCTTGGAGAAGTAGCCCAGGGGGCGGTATTAGAGTCCCTCCAGGATATGCATGATGTATATAGGGTAAACTTTGGAGATCCTGGTTATGAAAAGTTACTTCGTGTTTTCCTACTTAAGAAGTTTAAGGTAATTAAAGACGCTGAATCAAGGGTTTACTACGTTTACTTTGGCGACATAAATGGAAACATGTACATGTATCCAGAAGAAGAACTTCCTGAAGGATATGACCCTAGGGTTAGACCATGGTATAAACAGGCTGCCGAAGCAGGTCATCCAGTATTTACTGAGCCATACCCAGATGCAACAACTGGGAAGTGGGTTATAACTTACGCTGTTCCAGTTTACCAAAATGGGAAGCTAATTGGTGTCGTTGGTCTTGATGTGTTCATAGACACTCTTGTTAAGGCGATAAAAGAGTCAAAAGTTGGTAAGACGGGTTACGCGTTTATCCTGAATAAGAATGGACTTACAATAGTTCATCCAAATGAAGAGTACATAATGAAACTCAATGTAAACGATTATCCCCAGTTAAAACCCATAGCTGATTTTCTCAAGAGTGGAAAAGAAGAAGGAATAGTTAAGTATGAGTGGCAGGGTGTCAAGGTTATAGCAGCTGGGAGGAGGATTAAGGGAACTGACTGGTATGTATTTGCAAGGGCTCCTGAAGAGGAGATTACAGGCCCTGCAATTGAAGCAATCCATCTAATGGAGTCAGATATGAGAAAGAGTGCAACAATAACTGTAGTATTCTTAGTGGTTCTTTCCCTTGTATTCATAGCAATAATGTACAAGATAATCGCCTCATCATTAAGGCCTTTAGTTGGACTTGCAGAGGCTGCAAGGGCCCTTGCAGAGGGTAGGCTAAGTGAGGTAAGAGAGAAGCTTGCTAAGATAAGATACTTGGAGAACGACGAGATTGGAGCGTTGATAAGGGCTTTTGAGGCTGTAGGAAAAGACATGATAGGAACTTTACAAGCAATAAGCAAGAGGCTTGAGAGGTTAGCCGAGGGAGACCTAAGCAATGGTCTTACGGTTGAAGCGAAAGGTGAGCTTAGAGATGTAATAGAGGACGTTAAGACGGTTACCCAGAGGCTTAAGGAGACCATGGGCATGCTAATTGACATGACAAATGAACTTGAGAAGAAGGCAAATGTCCTCGCACAAGTTGCGAATAATGTTACTGAGTCAATCAACCAGGTTACGGAGGCAATCCAGCAGGTTAGTACGGAGGCCCAGAGACAGCAAGAGACCATCAACGAAATTACCGAGGGTGTTAGGCTAGTGTCACAAGTCAGTGAAGAGAGCGTAAGGGCAATGGACGAGTTTGAGGCTGCGGTCAACGAAGTCGTCAACATAGCCAACGAAGGTAGCCAGAAGGGAGATGAGGCCCTCCAGAGAATCAGTGACATTCAAGAGATGATGAATGCCATCGAAGAGTCCGTTAGTAAAGTGGCAGAGATGAGCAGGAACATAGAGGAGATAACAAATGTTATTACAAATATTGCAGAGCAGACGAACTTGCTGGCACTTAATGCAGCTATAGAGGCGGCAAGAGCTGGAGAAGCTGGAAGAGGATTCGCGGTAGTTGCTCAAGAGATCAGAAAGCTTGCAGAGGAGAGCAAGCAGGCTGCTGACAACATAAAGAGCATAATTGATCAGATAACCGACGAGATCCAGGAGGCAGTAGAAACAACGAAGAAAGGAGTCCAGGTAATCGGAGAATCATCGGATACCCTCAGGGATTCTATAGCTTACTTGGGCAACATAGCTGAGTTGCTCAGAGAAACGAGTGACAGGATGGGCAATGTTAAGTCTCAGATCCTTAAGACGCAGGAAGAAATCGAGAATGCTCTCAGAGCCCTTGAAAACCTTGCAGCGAGTGCTGAAGAAACGACGGCGAGTGCTGAAGAAGTCAGCTCTGCAATGGAGGAGCAGACTGCTGCAATTGAAGAACTTAGGAGAGCCTCACAAGATCTCAAAGAAATTGTTGAAAAGCTTAGGGGGGTTATATCAAGATTCAAGCTTTAG
- a CDS encoding DUF257 family protein → MKAESTSYGPEFFAILLKKYANMRGRKLIIVDMLDTLHVISEHLKVLGFPDAFADVPVIKIGGTLAVGNVIKRISIAGEHVLYVKKYKELLDGYLNEEEGEIMALVIGGERLMALLSKYSEFYQMIIETQKLLGHPKLITISVIDTTITRNLSIDPIPELERIATTVVEAIPKEGSSVLRIEKMPTIGVMKRTIEIVTPTLMSLLLTLKQAHT, encoded by the coding sequence ATGAAAGCAGAGTCAACATCGTATGGACCAGAGTTCTTTGCAATACTCCTGAAAAAGTATGCCAACATGAGAGGAAGAAAATTGATAATAGTGGATATGCTAGACACGCTTCATGTCATCTCGGAGCACCTGAAAGTTCTTGGATTTCCAGATGCTTTTGCAGATGTTCCAGTGATAAAGATAGGAGGAACCTTAGCTGTAGGGAACGTTATAAAGAGAATCAGCATAGCGGGAGAGCACGTTCTTTATGTGAAGAAGTATAAGGAGTTACTGGACGGTTACCTGAATGAAGAAGAAGGAGAGATAATGGCACTTGTGATTGGCGGAGAAAGACTTATGGCACTACTCTCAAAATACTCCGAATTCTATCAGATGATAATTGAGACTCAAAAGCTATTGGGCCATCCCAAGCTGATAACTATTTCAGTAATAGACACGACAATAACGAGGAACCTTTCAATAGATCCTATCCCGGAGCTTGAAAGGATAGCAACAACGGTCGTTGAAGCGATACCAAAAGAGGGCTCAAGTGTCCTTAGAATTGAAAAAATGCCAACCATCGGAGTAATGAAGAGAACTATAGAGATAGTAACACCAACCCTGATGAGCCTCCTCCTCACATTGAAACAAGCCCATACTTGA
- a CDS encoding CheF family chemotaxis protein → MAIAETRVKVAIQSSWKSMRGVNWRDAIAQLDSDRLVIKYLKMGEVVSEDSFPFSSLSDISVRIPDELKLNPEKEHFGMKFYIPTRGEVLLILTIEENLLIYDEKKFLEFIHKIFETLINGKPAMIQLARIVGGAINMESKWQQGWLRVVKVKSARTQKTERSVVVITEEKKPISIFSDIEDIEIEEVDMNGKKVRAWKIRHFHINQSVTSYLYIPEKQTQLFVLRYLLKYNPATMEFIMKIADDFPSLKAEFQEFMERELRELEALDEMEKQILVALYSGIDPLELHQFLGITEKEIEEIYDRMIDKGLLKIIMIRKVVDLTNEGRRLVNKLLKYGLVSM, encoded by the coding sequence ATGGCGATCGCTGAGACTAGAGTTAAAGTGGCTATTCAGTCATCTTGGAAAAGTATGAGGGGAGTTAATTGGAGAGATGCAATAGCCCAGTTAGATTCGGATAGGTTGGTTATTAAATACCTTAAAATGGGCGAAGTTGTTAGTGAGGATAGTTTTCCGTTTTCTTCGTTAAGTGATATTAGCGTGAGAATTCCAGATGAACTAAAACTTAATCCTGAGAAGGAGCACTTTGGAATGAAATTTTACATTCCCACTAGGGGAGAGGTTCTTCTAATTTTGACCATTGAGGAAAACCTCCTGATATATGATGAGAAGAAGTTTCTCGAGTTCATACACAAGATCTTTGAGACTCTCATAAATGGAAAACCTGCGATGATTCAACTTGCGAGAATAGTTGGTGGGGCAATAAATATGGAGTCAAAATGGCAACAAGGTTGGTTGAGAGTTGTGAAGGTTAAATCAGCCAGAACTCAAAAAACTGAGAGAAGTGTTGTTGTCATCACAGAAGAAAAGAAGCCAATATCGATATTCTCTGACATCGAAGATATAGAGATTGAAGAAGTCGATATGAATGGGAAAAAAGTGAGGGCTTGGAAGATAAGGCACTTCCACATAAATCAGAGTGTAACCTCCTACCTTTACATCCCTGAGAAGCAAACTCAACTGTTCGTCTTAAGGTACCTTCTCAAGTACAACCCAGCTACCATGGAGTTCATAATGAAGATTGCGGATGACTTCCCAAGCCTTAAGGCAGAGTTCCAGGAATTCATGGAAAGGGAACTTAGGGAACTCGAGGCGCTTGATGAGATGGAGAAGCAGATATTAGTTGCACTATACTCCGGAATCGACCCTCTTGAACTTCATCAATTCCTTGGAATAACTGAAAAGGAGATCGAGGAAATCTATGATAGGATGATAGATAAGGGATTGCTAAAAATAATCATGATAAGGAAGGTTGTCGATTTAACAAATGAAGGAAGGAGATTAGTGAATAAGCTCCTCAAGTATGGGCTTGTTTCAATGTGA